Proteins encoded together in one Fimbriiglobus ruber window:
- a CDS encoding group II intron maturase-specific domain-containing protein, translating into MAKWPSCFGALAKDRIRGITRRNRGISLERMIQELNSFRIGWVNDFRRAAMKNHLVELDGWVRRKLRCVRLKQCKRVKPMVDFLIRQGVSLRQAWRTALSGKGWWRKSGTPAANQAMGISWWEKLGLVNLVRRYESLQAS; encoded by the coding sequence GTGGCCAAATGGCCAAGTTGTTTCGGGGCACTAGCCAAGGACCGCATCCGTGGGATCACCCGACGTAATCGCGGGATAAGCCTGGAACGGATGATTCAAGAACTCAACTCGTTTCGGATCGGCTGGGTGAATGACTTTCGCCGCGCGGCGATGAAGAACCACCTGGTGGAACTGGACGGCTGGGTTCGGCGGAAGCTGCGTTGCGTGCGTTTGAAGCAGTGCAAAAGAGTGAAACCGATGGTGGACTTCTTGATCCGACAGGGCGTGTCACTGCGTCAGGCGTGGCGTACCGCGTTGTCGGGCAAGGGCTGGTGGCGAAAGTCTGGGACGCCAGCGGCGAACCAGGCGATGGGCATCAGTTGGTGGGAGAAGCTCGGGCTGGTGAACCTCGTTCGTCGGTACGAGTCGTTGCAAGCCAGTTAG